Within Falsibacillus albus, the genomic segment ACATCTGTCGTATTCATTTCCATCTGGGCCAATACACGGTCAGATTCTTTCATGGCAAGGTCCTGCCCATTCGATGCCGCATACGAACGAAGTGAAGTTCGCTTGATATAGCCGTCCTTCGTCACCGTAACCATAACATCCTCGCTGGCAATGAGGACTTCCAGATTGATTTTGATTTCTTCGATTTCATCCTCGATTTTCGTCCGGCGCTGGTCAGCATACTTCTTCTTGATTTCCTTCAGCTCTTTTTTAATGACAGCGATCAGCTTCTTTTCACTGGCTAAAATAGCAGAAAGTTCTTCGATTTTTTTGGATAACTCCTCAGCTTCAGCCCTCAACGCAGTGATATCCGTATTCGTCAAACGGTAAAGCTGCAAAGAGACGATGGCTTCTGCCTGTGCTTCCGTAAATTGAAATTTCGATTTTAAATTATCCTTTGCATCTCTTTTATCTTTAGAAGCGCGAATGGCAGCGATTACTTCATCAAGAATCGAAAGTGCCTTCATCAAGCCCTCGACGATGTGCTGTCTTTCCCGTGCTTTGCTCAGCTCATATTGCGACCGGTTTGTGACGACTTCCTTTTGGTGCTCGATATAAGCATCCAGAAGCTGTCGGATGCCCATCAGCTTCGGACGATGGTTATGTATGGCGACCATGTTGAAGTTGTATGGAATCTGCAAATCGCTGTTCTTGTAGAGATAGTTGAGGACTCCTTCTGCGTCGGCTTCTTTTTTCAGCTCAATGACAATGCGGAGGCCGGTTCGATCTGTCTCGTCACGCACTTCTGCGATTCCTTCGACTTTACGGTCCACCCGGAATTCATCCATCTTTTTAACGAGGTTAGCTTTATTCACTTCATATGGAATTTCAGTCACGACAATTTGTTGTCGTCCACCGCGGATATCTTCAATTTCTGCTTTCCCTCTGATCACAATTTTCCCTTTGCCTGTTTCATAAGCCTTTTTGATGCCGTCTTTCCCTTGGATGATTCCGCCCGTCGGGAAGTCAGGCCCGTTAATGACGCTCATGATTTCATCGACTGTGGATTCTGGGTTATCCATCCTTAGCATTACCCCATCTATTACTTCATCAAGGTGATGGGGAGGAATTTCCGTGGCATACCCTGCGGAAATTCCAGTTGAACCATTGACCAGCAAGCTAGGGAATCTGGCTGGCAGAACGGTAGGTTCACTGGATGTGTCGTCAAAGTTCGGGACGAAATCAACCGTTCTTTTGTCAATGTCGCGCAGGAGTTCGGAAGATATAGCGGAAAGCCTTGCTTCCGTATAACGCATTGCTGCAGGAGGATCGCCGTCGACCGAACCATTATTTCCATGCATTTCAATCAATAGATTACGGACTTTCCAATCCTGGCTCATCCTCACCATGGCATCATAAACCGATGTATCACCATGAGGATGGTAGTTGCCGATTACATTCCCAACCGTTTTCGCTGATTTGCGGAAGCCCTTATCAGCAGTGTTTCCTTCTACGTGCATAGCGTAGAGGATGCGCCGCTGCACCGGTTTCAATCCATCACGGGCATCAGGCAAAGCCCGTTCTTGAATAATATACTTACTGTACCGTCCAAAGCGGTCGCCTAATACGTCCTCAAGGGGCAAATCTTGATATTTCTCTACTGTTGTCATTCTCTATTTTACCTCCTCTGCGACCGATAAATTTTCATTTTCGAGAATGTTCTGGTCTTCTTCAAGTCCAAATTCGACATTGTTTTCGATCCATTTTCTGCGGGGTTCTACTTTATCGCCCATCAATGTCGTCACTCTGCGCTCCGCTCTAGCTGCGTCATCGATGCGGACCCTGATCAATGTCCTGGATTCGGGATCCATGGTCGTTTCCCATAGCTGGTCTGCGTTCATTTCTCCCAAACCTTTATAACGCTGGATCATGTAGCCTTTTCCGACTTTTTTCATGGCTCCCTGGAGTTCATCATCCGTCCAGGCGTATTCGACCACTTCCTTTTTGCCGGTTCCTTTACTTACTTTATAGAGTGGAGGAAGTGCAATATAGATGCGTCCTGCATCGACCAAAGGCTTCATATAGCGGTAGAAGAACGTCAGCAGGAGGACTTGGATATGGGCCCCGTCCGTATCTGCATCTGTCATGATGATGATCTTGTCATAATTGATATCATCCAAATTAAATTCGGGTCCGACTCCGCCGCCGATTGCATGGATGATTGTATTGATCTCTTCATTCTTGAAAATATCCTGAAGTTTAGCTTTTTCTGTATTGATGACCTTTCCGCGCAGTGGAAGAATCGCTTGAAAGCGACGATCCCGTCCTTGTTTAGCAGAACCGCCTGCGGAGTCTCCCTCAACCAGGTACAATTCATTTTTTTGAGGGTTCCTTGATTGGGCCGGAGTAAGCTTCCCAGATAACACAGTTTCTGAACGCTTCCGTTTCTTTCCGTTCCTCGCATCTTCTCTTGCTTTTCTTGCAGCTTCCCGTGCTTGGGCTGCTTTTATCGATTTCTTGATCAACAAAGAACTGATATCCGGATTTTCTTCAAGGAAATAGGAAAGGTGTTCGGATACGACAGCATCCACCGCAGACCTAGCTTCGCTTGTGCCGAGCTTTCCTTTTGTTTGTCCTTCAAATTGAAGTAGCTCCTCAGGGATCCTTACAGAGACAATAGCGGCCAAGCCTTCGCGGATGTCCGTTCCTTCAAGGTTTTTATCCCGGTCCTTCAGTAAATTCACCTTTCGTGCGAATTCATTGAATACACGTGTCATCGCGGTCTTTGCTCCCGCTTCGTGCGTGCCGCCATCCTTTGTCCGGACATTGTTGACAAACGAAAGGACGTTTTCAGAAAAGCCATCATTAAATTGGAATGAAAATTCTACTTCAATCCCGCCGGCTTCACCTTCAATGAATACGACAGGATGAAGGGAATCTTTCTCCTCGTTTAAATATTCTACAAATGCTTCAATCC encodes:
- the parC gene encoding DNA topoisomerase IV subunit A, with protein sequence MTTVEKYQDLPLEDVLGDRFGRYSKYIIQERALPDARDGLKPVQRRILYAMHVEGNTADKGFRKSAKTVGNVIGNYHPHGDTSVYDAMVRMSQDWKVRNLLIEMHGNNGSVDGDPPAAMRYTEARLSAISSELLRDIDKRTVDFVPNFDDTSSEPTVLPARFPSLLVNGSTGISAGYATEIPPHHLDEVIDGVMLRMDNPESTVDEIMSVINGPDFPTGGIIQGKDGIKKAYETGKGKIVIRGKAEIEDIRGGRQQIVVTEIPYEVNKANLVKKMDEFRVDRKVEGIAEVRDETDRTGLRIVIELKKEADAEGVLNYLYKNSDLQIPYNFNMVAIHNHRPKLMGIRQLLDAYIEHQKEVVTNRSQYELSKARERQHIVEGLMKALSILDEVIAAIRASKDKRDAKDNLKSKFQFTEAQAEAIVSLQLYRLTNTDITALRAEAEELSKKIEELSAILASEKKLIAVIKKELKEIKKKYADQRRTKIEDEIEEIKINLEVLIASEDVMVTVTKDGYIKRTSLRSYAASNGQDLAMKESDRVLAQMEMNTTDVLLLFTNKGNYLYSPVHELPDIRWKDLGQHVSNIIQIDRDEHIVKAVPIKDFTEDAYLLFVTRNGMVKKTELKQYKAQRYSRSLVAVNLKGEDEVVDVHKTNGGMDIFLVTHLGYALWFNEGEVNVVGPRAAGVKGINLKDGDFVVGGKVMSPSDQPGVFIVTHRGAVKKMKLAEFEKTTRAKRGVVTLRELKSNPHRIVSFELVESNDIIYIESEKGMVETVEASNLRNNDRYSNGSFVMDDTETGSMTTSWKEVKPAENTGAKNKA
- the parE gene encoding DNA topoisomerase IV subunit B; the encoded protein is MASKQQLFDYNDDAIQVLEGLEAVRKRPGMYIGSTDGRGLHHLVYEIVDNSVDEALAGYGNHIIVKIHKDNSISVEDKGRGMPTGMHKLGKPTPEVIFTVLHAGGKFGQGGYKTSGGLHGVGASVVNALSEWLTVTIKRDGFTYQQRFVSGGKPETTLEKIGKSKNSGTTIHFKPDPTIFSTTTYNYDTLCERLRESAFLLKGLKIEIIDERHDQQDVFFYENGIEAFVEYLNEEKDSLHPVVFIEGEAGGIEVEFSFQFNDGFSENVLSFVNNVRTKDGGTHEAGAKTAMTRVFNEFARKVNLLKDRDKNLEGTDIREGLAAIVSVRIPEELLQFEGQTKGKLGTSEARSAVDAVVSEHLSYFLEENPDISSLLIKKSIKAAQAREAARKAREDARNGKKRKRSETVLSGKLTPAQSRNPQKNELYLVEGDSAGGSAKQGRDRRFQAILPLRGKVINTEKAKLQDIFKNEEINTIIHAIGGGVGPEFNLDDINYDKIIIMTDADTDGAHIQVLLLTFFYRYMKPLVDAGRIYIALPPLYKVSKGTGKKEVVEYAWTDDELQGAMKKVGKGYMIQRYKGLGEMNADQLWETTMDPESRTLIRVRIDDAARAERRVTTLMGDKVEPRRKWIENNVEFGLEEDQNILENENLSVAEEVK